The DNA region TGGGCGACCTGGTGGTTTTCACCTACATCTTTGCCGTCTTCCTCGCGGAGCGGAGCAACGAGCCGGTAGTGTTCGCCGCCGGCTCCGAGCACCTGAACCAGAACTACGGAATCATCTACACGCTGATTCTTTTGCTCAGCTCCTTGTACGTCGTCCGCGCTCTCCACCGGCTGCGGTCGGCGGACGGGCATGCGGCCGCGCGAAACTTCCTCGGCGCTTTCGCCTGTGGCCTGGCGTTTCTCGCTCTGAAGGTCACGGAGTGGATGCATGAGGCGGACGCGGGGCACACCCTGACGTCCGATCACTTCTTCACCTTCTACTTCCTGATGACCGGTCTCCATGCGCTTCACCTGGTGATCGGCCTGTTCCTGCTGATCTACCTCGCGGTTCTGGCTCGGCGTCCGGCGCCGGGCAGGAGCCAGTGGATCCTGTTCGAAGGCGGTGCGTGTTTTTGGCACATGGTGGACTTCCTCTGGATGGTCATCTTTCCGCTGCTGTACCTGATGCCATGAGTGCAACCGAGACGGTGCAGACGGGTGCGTCGATGCCACCAGAGGACTCGATCGACGTCGTCGTCCACCCCAGCCAGCGCGCGATTCTCGTGGTCTGGGTGATGCTGATTCTTGCCACCTGTGCCTCGTGGGTCATCGGCATCAACGAGGAGGGCACTCCGGGCGACGTGCACCCGATGAACACGTTGCTGCTGGTGATCGCCCTCGCGAAGGTGCGCTTCGTCGGTATCTACTTCATGGAGCTCGCGACCGCGCCGAGGGTGCTCCGCGGCATCTTCGAGGCGTGGGCCGTCCTGGCGGCCGCCCTGCTCTGCCTGCTGTACGTACTGCTGTGAGCTCGGTGTAAGCGCACGTACCGGCGTTGACATGCTGACAGATTTTGACCTATCGTCTCATTGTCGCCTACGCCACATGCGTTCGTAACCAGGAGAGGCATCCAGCACGATGGCAAAGCTTGAGGGCAAGGTTGCCCTGATCACCGGAGCGGCTCGTGGCCAGGGGCGTGCACACGCCCTGCGTCTGGCCCAGGAGGGCGCCGACATCGTCGCCGTCGACATCTGCGCGGACATCGCCGAGAACCCGTACTCCCTCGCGACTGCGGCGGATCTTGAGGAGACGGTTCAGGCCGTCAAGGCGCTCGACCGCCGAATCGTCGCGGCTCAGGTCGACGTGCGCGACGCCGCGGCTATGGAGGCGGTCGTCCGCGACGCCGTGGCGGAGCTCGGCCGACTCGACATCGTGGTGGCGAACGCGGGCATCTCCCCGTTGACGAAGACCCCCGAGGACCCGGTGGCGACCTGGCAGGCCGTCATCGACGTCAACCTGACCGGTGTGTTCAACACGATCCAGGCTGCGGTGCCGGCGATCGTGGCCGGCAGCGCCGGCGGCAGCATCGTCATCACCAGTTCGGCGGCCGGTCTCAAGGGCAACCTGACGATGAAGACGATCGGTGGCTTCGGGTACACCGCGGCGAAGCACGGTGTTGTCGGGCTGATGCGGGCTTTCGCCAACGACCTCGCCGAGCACAGCATCCGCGTCAACACCGTCCACCCCTGCGGCGTCAACACCGCCATGGTGAACAACCCCGCCGTGGGTGAGCTGCTGCAGAGCGACCCCTCCGCCGGGATGGCGCTCGTCAACCTGCTGCCCGGTGTGGCGATGATCGAGCCCGAGGACGTCAGTGCCGCGGTGGCCTGGCTGGCCTCGGACGAGGCTCGGTACGTCACGGGCGTCGCGCTGCCGGTGGACGCCGGTTTCACCGTCAAGTAACCGAGCGCTCCTGCGCGTCGACGTCGGACCTCCGCCCTGTCTTTCGTTCCTAAAGGACGCCTGATGACTCTCACGTCTCCACCGCTCGAGCGCCTGCCGAAGGCCGGCCTGCTCATTGGTTCCGACCGGGTGCTGTCGAGCAGCGTCGGAAGCATCGACCACGTCTACCCGGGCACGGGGGAGGTCACCGGCAGCGTCCCGCTTGCCGGCCCGGCCGAGATCGACCAGGCGGTGGCGGCCGCCCGCAGCGCGTTCGCGGAGTGGCGCGTTGTGGCGCCGAATGTCCGCCGACGGGCGATGCTGCGTCTGGCCGCCCTCGTGCGTGAGCACGCGGAGGAACTCTCCGAACTGTGCATCATCGAGAACGGAACGCCGCGCCCCTTCGCGGACTCCTACCCCGAACTCGTCGCTGACCTCCTGGAGTACAACGCCGGCTGGACGGACAAGATCGGTGGTGAGGTCGTCCCGACCTGGCCGCTACGCGCACTTGATTACACCGTCGAGGAGCCGTACGGGGTCGTCGGCATTCTCATCCCGTGGAACGGGCCCTTCGGCTCGGCGGGCATGACGATGGCGCCCGCTCTCGCCGCGGGCAACTGCGTTGTGGTGAAGCCGCCGGAGCTCGCGCCCTGGTCCGTTCTGCGGCTGGGCGAGCTCGCGCTGGAGGCGGGCTTCCCGCCCGGGGTGATCAACGTGGTCCCGGCCGGTCCGGTCGGTGGAGAAGCGCTGGTGCGGCACCGAGGTGTCGACTACGTCCACTTCACCGGCAGCGGAGTGACGGCTCGTCATATCCTCACCGCTGCGGCGGAGACGCTGAAGCCGGTCGG from Sporichthya brevicatena includes:
- a CDS encoding cytochrome c oxidase subunit 3 — translated: MTVLATESLEEPGARVSTRRRVPGEVGIWVLILGDLVVFTYIFAVFLAERSNEPVVFAAGSEHLNQNYGIIYTLILLLSSLYVVRALHRLRSADGHAAARNFLGAFACGLAFLALKVTEWMHEADAGHTLTSDHFFTFYFLMTGLHALHLVIGLFLLIYLAVLARRPAPGRSQWILFEGGACFWHMVDFLWMVIFPLLYLMP
- a CDS encoding cytochrome C oxidase subunit IV family protein; the encoded protein is MSATETVQTGASMPPEDSIDVVVHPSQRAILVVWVMLILATCASWVIGINEEGTPGDVHPMNTLLLVIALAKVRFVGIYFMELATAPRVLRGIFEAWAVLAAALLCLLYVLL
- a CDS encoding mycofactocin-coupled SDR family oxidoreductase codes for the protein MAKLEGKVALITGAARGQGRAHALRLAQEGADIVAVDICADIAENPYSLATAADLEETVQAVKALDRRIVAAQVDVRDAAAMEAVVRDAVAELGRLDIVVANAGISPLTKTPEDPVATWQAVIDVNLTGVFNTIQAAVPAIVAGSAGGSIVITSSAAGLKGNLTMKTIGGFGYTAAKHGVVGLMRAFANDLAEHSIRVNTVHPCGVNTAMVNNPAVGELLQSDPSAGMALVNLLPGVAMIEPEDVSAAVAWLASDEARYVTGVALPVDAGFTVK
- a CDS encoding aldehyde dehydrogenase family protein; the protein is MTLTSPPLERLPKAGLLIGSDRVLSSSVGSIDHVYPGTGEVTGSVPLAGPAEIDQAVAAARSAFAEWRVVAPNVRRRAMLRLAALVREHAEELSELCIIENGTPRPFADSYPELVADLLEYNAGWTDKIGGEVVPTWPLRALDYTVEEPYGVVGILIPWNGPFGSAGMTMAPALAAGNCVVVKPPELAPWSVLRLGELALEAGFPPGVINVVPAGPVGGEALVRHRGVDYVHFTGSGVTARHILTAAAETLKPVGLELGGKSPRIIFPDADLQGAVVESIGNLAVLSGQGCIYGMRVLAHVDVYDQVVGMVQAFSGHIALGDPFAPTTQMGPVINTAARDRILGMVERAQAEGARLVAGGTPGEGDLARGSFVAPTVFADVAPGSELAREEVFGPVIAITPFSDEEEAVRLANDTDFGLAAYIWTNDLRRAHVVADRLEAGNVWINGFLGIPAGAPFGGHKQSGYGRLGGREGVREFTRTKNVYTPFDPLPSL